A single genomic interval of Nerophis lumbriciformis linkage group LG17, RoL_Nlum_v2.1, whole genome shotgun sequence harbors:
- the ppp1r13l gene encoding relA-associated inhibitor isoform X1, whose protein sequence is MTFQPSYDSNMLFQTINDDLNASLATADELSKEFNTLLHKNTQVPPQRASGSWSNVSPALVPHTPSTASLHQMDPKGSISKSAPTTPASSVSPLSSPKISRAHSPHPRGVPDSLSYRQMSPKQSPGSPRRSLPAHYDRSPRGSLGGTERSLSPGPAPISRLSPYDGGQVGRRSPRADRCPSPLSFQQSPADTLQRQFVSRKSDEGVQRHKSHGKWNETDLDMSYESKPHHTYDKTEWVRTSLPNSNWRESNLDGPSPAATLKKNPPRSQPPPFSHGSLARNTRVAIPPDIASSSQLHQYSPQPIISRISIPPASAQSRQRRPIPLSVIMRLQNPQWGAMAIHHPGMPGEPREIPYQLGVSRNFFKQAGIQPPPPPPELRQPAIYSDALNPGDIDAELGRLDLVYHMPMIREGEPSMQAPPRPLSPTRLQPVVAPDAQSQEIPDLEEVLRLRAEIPRPLKRRGSAEQMRPLKKASHYEPNQYKHLINKMFQRKNRRPKGERGSESSSSSDGEDNGVVLPPPQAPQPLSPLDNKSCFPFQNYHSILRRSNRERKGAGRRARLSPLVLALDGALVGELETVQRAVQEMQDPSQPNDEGITALHNAICGGHYKVVDFLVRIGANVSSPDSHGWTPLHCAASCNDRPLCEFLVRNGAAVMAMTESDGATAAQKCDPYAIGFEECENFLRGVEEAMGMENSGVLYALWSYPAQAPDELGFREGDMVTILQKKEASDWWWASLCGREGYVPNNYFGLFPKVRPKCIS, encoded by the exons ATGACTTTCCAGCCCAGCTACGACAGCAACATGCTGT TCCAGACCATCAACGACGACCTGAACGCATCGCTGGCCACGGCGGACGAGTTGTCCAAAGAGTTCAACACCCTGCTGCACAAGAACACACAG GTCCCCCCACAGCGGGCGTCTGGTAGTTGGAGTAACGTCAGCCCCGCCCTAGTTCCTCACACGCCCAGCACAGCAAGCCTCCACCAGATGGACCCAAAGGGCTCCATCAGCAAAAGTGCACCAACCACCCCGGCGTCCTCCGTCAGCCCGCTCTCCTCCCCGAAGATCAGCAGGGCGCACTCCCCCCACCCCAGGGGCGTCCCCGACAGCCTCTCGTACCGCCAGATGAGCCCCAAACAGTCGCCTGGCAGCCCCAGGCGCAGCTTGCCGGCGCACTATGACAGGAGCCCCCGCGGCTCGCTGGGCGGCACGGAGAGGAGTCTCTCCCCTGGCCCCGCCCCCATCTCCCGCCTGAGCCCCTACGACGGCGGGCAGGTGGGTCGCAGGTCGCCGAGGGCCGACAGATGCCCCTCCCCTTTATCTTTTCAGCAATCCCCAGCCGACACGCTCCAGAGACAGTTTGTCTCCAGGAAGTCTG ACGAAGGTGTGCAGAGGCACAAGAGCCATGGCAAGTGGAACGAGACAGATCTGGACATGTCCTACGAGAGCAAGCCTCACCACACCTATGACA AGACCGAGTGGGTAAGAACCTCGCTGCCAAACAGCAACTGGAGAGAGTCCAACCTGGACGGCCCTTCTCCAGCAGCCACCCTCAAAAAG AATCCCCCTCGCTCTCAACCGCCCCCGTTTTCCCACGGTTCCCTCGCTCGGAACACTCGGGTGGCCATACCTCCCGACATTGCATCCTCGTCCCAGCTGCACCAGTACAGCCCTCAGCCTATCATCTCCCGCATTTCCATCCCACCCGCATCCGCTCAGTCCCGTCAGCGCAGGCCCATCCCGCTCTCCGTCATCATGCGTCTCCAGAACCCTCAGTGGGGCGCCATGGCCATCCACCACCCCGGGATGCCCGGGGAACCCCGCGAGATACCCTACCAGCTCGGCGTGTCCCGGAACTTCTTCAAGCAGGCGGGAATccagccgccgccgccgccacccgAGCTGAGACAACCAGCGATTTACAGCGACG CACTGAACCCGGGTGATATCGATGCAGAACTGGGCCGACTGGACCTGGTCTATCACATGCCGATGATCAGAGAGGGCGAGCCGAGCATGCAGGCCCCTCCGCGGCCCCTCAGCCCTACCAGGCTGCAGCCTGTTGTGGCCCCAGATGCCCAGAGCCAGGAGATCCCGGATCTGGAGGAGGTGCTCCGCCTCCGGGCGGAGATCCCCCGGCCCCTGAAGCGGCGGGGCTCTGCGGAGCAGATGCGGCCCCTGAAGAAAGCCTCCCACTACGAGCCTAACCAGTACAAGCACCTCATCAACAAGATGTTCCAGCGCAAGAACCGCCGTCCCAAGGGCGAGCGGGGGAGTGAGAGTAGCAGCTCGTCGGATGGCGAGGACAACGGCGTCGTTCTTCCTCCGCCACAGGCCCCCCAGCCCCTTTCCCCCCTGGACAACAAA TCCTGTTTCCCTTTCCAGAACTACCATTCCATCCTGCGGCGGTCCAACCGGGAGCGCAAAGGGGCCGGGAGACGAGCTCGCCTGAGCCCGCTGGTCCTGGCGCTGGACGGGGCGCTGGTGGGCGAGCTGGAGACGGTGCAGCGAGCCGTACAGGAG ATGCAAGACCCGAGCCAGCCTAACGACGAGGGCATCACCGCCCTTCACAACGCCATCTGCGGCGGCCATTACAAGGTGGTGGACTTCCTGGTCCGTATCGGGGCCAACGTCAGCTCACCAGACAGCCACGGATG GACTCCGCTCCACTGTGCCGCCTCCTGCAACGACCGCCCCTTGTGTGAGTTCCTGGTGAGAAACGGCGCGGCGGTCATGGCCATGACGGAGAGCGACGGCGCCACCGCCGCCCAGAAGTGCGACCCTTACGCCATTGGCTTTGAGGAGTGCGAGAATTTCCTGAGAG GCGTGGAGGAGGCCATGGGCATGGAGAACAGCGGCGTGCTCTACGCTCTGTGGAGCTACCCGGCTCAAGCGCCCGACGAGCTGGGCTTCCGAGAGGGCGACATGGTCACCATCCTGCAGAAGAAGGAGGCCTCCGACTGGTGGTGGGCGTCGCTGTGCGGCCGCGAGGGCTACGTGCCCAACAACTACTTTGGG CTCTTCCCCAAGGTGCGTCCCAAGTGCATCTCCTGA
- the ppp1r13l gene encoding relA-associated inhibitor isoform X2, translating into MTFQPSYDSNMLFQTINDDLNASLATADELSKEFNTLLHKNTQVPPQRASGSWSNVSPALVPHTPSTASLHQMDPKGSISKSAPTTPASSVSPLSSPKISRAHSPHPRGVPDSLSYRQMSPKQSPGSPRRSLPAHYDRSPRGSLGGTERSLSPGPAPISRLSPYDGGQVGRRSPRADRCPSPLSFQQSPADTLQRQFVSRKSDEGVQRHKSHGKWNETDLDMSYESKPHHTYDKTEWVRTSLPNSNWRESNLDGPSPAATLKKNPPRSQPPPFSHGSLARNTRVAIPPDIASSSQLHQYSPQPIISRISIPPASAQSRQRRPIPLSVIMRLQNPQWGAMAIHHPGMPGEPREIPYQLGVSRNFFKQAGIQPPPPPPELRQPAIYSDALNPGDIDAELGRLDLVYHMPMIREGEPSMQAPPRPLSPTRLQPVVAPDAQSQEIPDLEEVLRLRAEIPRPLKRRGSAEQMRPLKKASHYEPNQYKHLINKMFQRKNRRPKGERGSESSSSSDGEDNGVVLPPPQAPQPLSPLDNKNYHSILRRSNRERKGAGRRARLSPLVLALDGALVGELETVQRAVQEMQDPSQPNDEGITALHNAICGGHYKVVDFLVRIGANVSSPDSHGWTPLHCAASCNDRPLCEFLVRNGAAVMAMTESDGATAAQKCDPYAIGFEECENFLRGVEEAMGMENSGVLYALWSYPAQAPDELGFREGDMVTILQKKEASDWWWASLCGREGYVPNNYFGLFPKVRPKCIS; encoded by the exons ATGACTTTCCAGCCCAGCTACGACAGCAACATGCTGT TCCAGACCATCAACGACGACCTGAACGCATCGCTGGCCACGGCGGACGAGTTGTCCAAAGAGTTCAACACCCTGCTGCACAAGAACACACAG GTCCCCCCACAGCGGGCGTCTGGTAGTTGGAGTAACGTCAGCCCCGCCCTAGTTCCTCACACGCCCAGCACAGCAAGCCTCCACCAGATGGACCCAAAGGGCTCCATCAGCAAAAGTGCACCAACCACCCCGGCGTCCTCCGTCAGCCCGCTCTCCTCCCCGAAGATCAGCAGGGCGCACTCCCCCCACCCCAGGGGCGTCCCCGACAGCCTCTCGTACCGCCAGATGAGCCCCAAACAGTCGCCTGGCAGCCCCAGGCGCAGCTTGCCGGCGCACTATGACAGGAGCCCCCGCGGCTCGCTGGGCGGCACGGAGAGGAGTCTCTCCCCTGGCCCCGCCCCCATCTCCCGCCTGAGCCCCTACGACGGCGGGCAGGTGGGTCGCAGGTCGCCGAGGGCCGACAGATGCCCCTCCCCTTTATCTTTTCAGCAATCCCCAGCCGACACGCTCCAGAGACAGTTTGTCTCCAGGAAGTCTG ACGAAGGTGTGCAGAGGCACAAGAGCCATGGCAAGTGGAACGAGACAGATCTGGACATGTCCTACGAGAGCAAGCCTCACCACACCTATGACA AGACCGAGTGGGTAAGAACCTCGCTGCCAAACAGCAACTGGAGAGAGTCCAACCTGGACGGCCCTTCTCCAGCAGCCACCCTCAAAAAG AATCCCCCTCGCTCTCAACCGCCCCCGTTTTCCCACGGTTCCCTCGCTCGGAACACTCGGGTGGCCATACCTCCCGACATTGCATCCTCGTCCCAGCTGCACCAGTACAGCCCTCAGCCTATCATCTCCCGCATTTCCATCCCACCCGCATCCGCTCAGTCCCGTCAGCGCAGGCCCATCCCGCTCTCCGTCATCATGCGTCTCCAGAACCCTCAGTGGGGCGCCATGGCCATCCACCACCCCGGGATGCCCGGGGAACCCCGCGAGATACCCTACCAGCTCGGCGTGTCCCGGAACTTCTTCAAGCAGGCGGGAATccagccgccgccgccgccacccgAGCTGAGACAACCAGCGATTTACAGCGACG CACTGAACCCGGGTGATATCGATGCAGAACTGGGCCGACTGGACCTGGTCTATCACATGCCGATGATCAGAGAGGGCGAGCCGAGCATGCAGGCCCCTCCGCGGCCCCTCAGCCCTACCAGGCTGCAGCCTGTTGTGGCCCCAGATGCCCAGAGCCAGGAGATCCCGGATCTGGAGGAGGTGCTCCGCCTCCGGGCGGAGATCCCCCGGCCCCTGAAGCGGCGGGGCTCTGCGGAGCAGATGCGGCCCCTGAAGAAAGCCTCCCACTACGAGCCTAACCAGTACAAGCACCTCATCAACAAGATGTTCCAGCGCAAGAACCGCCGTCCCAAGGGCGAGCGGGGGAGTGAGAGTAGCAGCTCGTCGGATGGCGAGGACAACGGCGTCGTTCTTCCTCCGCCACAGGCCCCCCAGCCCCTTTCCCCCCTGGACAACAAA AACTACCATTCCATCCTGCGGCGGTCCAACCGGGAGCGCAAAGGGGCCGGGAGACGAGCTCGCCTGAGCCCGCTGGTCCTGGCGCTGGACGGGGCGCTGGTGGGCGAGCTGGAGACGGTGCAGCGAGCCGTACAGGAG ATGCAAGACCCGAGCCAGCCTAACGACGAGGGCATCACCGCCCTTCACAACGCCATCTGCGGCGGCCATTACAAGGTGGTGGACTTCCTGGTCCGTATCGGGGCCAACGTCAGCTCACCAGACAGCCACGGATG GACTCCGCTCCACTGTGCCGCCTCCTGCAACGACCGCCCCTTGTGTGAGTTCCTGGTGAGAAACGGCGCGGCGGTCATGGCCATGACGGAGAGCGACGGCGCCACCGCCGCCCAGAAGTGCGACCCTTACGCCATTGGCTTTGAGGAGTGCGAGAATTTCCTGAGAG GCGTGGAGGAGGCCATGGGCATGGAGAACAGCGGCGTGCTCTACGCTCTGTGGAGCTACCCGGCTCAAGCGCCCGACGAGCTGGGCTTCCGAGAGGGCGACATGGTCACCATCCTGCAGAAGAAGGAGGCCTCCGACTGGTGGTGGGCGTCGCTGTGCGGCCGCGAGGGCTACGTGCCCAACAACTACTTTGGG CTCTTCCCCAAGGTGCGTCCCAAGTGCATCTCCTGA